A genomic region of Glycine max cultivar Williams 82 chromosome 15, Glycine_max_v4.0, whole genome shotgun sequence contains the following coding sequences:
- the LOC100809397 gene encoding GDSL esterase/lipase 5-like precursor, whose translation MAGSISLLGFALVIFIQIMTQCHSSITTCLPEKHAALFILGDSLFDNGNNNYINTTTSYQANYPPYGETFFKYPSGRFSDGRMIPDAVAELAKLPILPPYLHPGNVEYVYGVNFASGGAGALRETSQGMVIDLKTQVSYLKNVKNLFSQRFGHAIAEEILSKSVYLFNIGANDYGSLLDPNSTSVLLPVDHQGFVDIVIGNLTDAIKEIYNVGGKKFGFLNVPPIGCSPAVRILVNNGSTCFEEFSAIARLHNNALSKRLHELEKQLKGFKYSVMDFYSAFSQVFNNPTKYGFKVASVACCGSGPFRGVDSCGGNKGIKEYELCDNVNEHLFFDSHHLTDRASEYFAELIWNANRTVTSPYNLKQLFEL comes from the exons ATGGCAGGTTCAATTTCTTTGTTGGGGTTCGCTTTGGtcatttttatccaaatcatgACACAGTGCCATAGCAGCATCACTACATGCTTGCCCGAGAAACATGCTGCACTATTCATATTAGGAGATTCGCTATTTGATAACGGAAACAACAATTACATCAACACCACCACCTCTTACCAGGCAAACTATCCTCCCTATGGAGAAACTTTCTTCAAATACCCTTCTGGCAGGTTTTCTGATGGACGCATGATACCAGATGCCGTTG ctgAGCTTGCTAAGTTGCCTATACTTCCACCGTATCTGCATCCGGGTAACGTTGAATATGTCTATGGTGTCAATTTTGCTTCAGGAGGGGCCGGTGCTCTGCGCGAAACATCCCAGGGAATG GTGATAGACCTCAAAACTCAGGTAAGTtacttaaaaaatgtaaagaattTATTTAGTCAAAGATTCGGGCATGCAATAGCCGAGGAAATACTGTCCAAATCTGTCTACTTGTTTAACATTGGAGCCAATGACTATGGTTCTCTACTGGATCCAAACTCAACCAGTGTACTTCTTCCGGTTGATCATCAAGGATTTGTAGACATTGTAATTGGAAACCTCACAGACGCGATCAAA GAAATTTATAATGTTGGTGGAAAGAAATTTGGATTTCTTAATGTGCCTCCGATAGGTTGTTCCCCTGCCGTAAGAATTTTGGTCAATAATGGAAGCACATGCTTTGAAGAATTTTCAGCCATCGCAAGATTACACAACAATGCACTCTCAAAAAGGCTTCACGAGCTAGAGAAACAGCTCAAGGGATTCAAATATTCAGTCATGGATTTTTACAGTGCATTTTCTCAAGTGTTCAACAATCCTACAAAATATG GCTTCAAAGTAGCGAGCGTGGCATGTTGTGGAAGTGGACCATTTAGAGGAGTGGATAGTTGTGGAGGGAACAAAGGGATAAAAGAATATGAATTATGTGACAATGTCAATGAACATTTGTTCTTCGACTCTCATCATCTTACTGATAGAGCTAGTGAATATTTCGCCGAATTGATATGGAATGCAAATCGCACTGTCACAAGTCCTTACAATCTGAAGCAACTATTTGAACTTTGA
- the LOC100812613 gene encoding peroxidase 7, producing the protein MRLHYLTLFLLLVPLELSIIYGLSTLGNVPKKSFKPLLPPEALLSIGHYHTTCPDTEGIISQKVAAWVKKDPTLAPAIIRLHFHDCAVRDHMDLVQKGAKGAKG; encoded by the exons ATGAGGCTCCACTACCTtacccttttccttcttttggtcCCTTTGGAGCTAAGCATCATTTATGGTCTTTCTACACTAGGAAATGTGCCTAAGAAATCATTCAAGCCCTTATTGCCCCCTGAGGCCTTGCTGTCCATTGGTCACTATCACACAACATGTCCTGATACTGAAGGCATCATCTCACAAAAGGTTGCAGCTTGGGTTAAGAAGGACCCTACATTGGCCCCTGCCATCATACGCCTTCATTTCCATGACTGTGCTGTTAGG GATCACATGGATTTGGTGCAAAAGGGTGCAAAAGGTGCAAAAGGGTGA
- the LOC100809931 gene encoding 50S ribosomal protein L15: MLRRRLSVLSTSIIRRSNHSKPILRYPSIQSHPFQLRHSPSAYRIISPNAFPDFQGFRAYSLLSLNDLRDKVPRKQPTRKGRGIGSGKGKTAGRGHKGQRARKGIKLGFEGGQTPLRRRLPKRGFKNPFSLTFQPIGLGKIAKFINAGKIDSSELITMKTLKDAGVLGKQMKDGVRLMGRGSEQIKWPIHLEVSRVTVRAKEAVEAAGGSVRRVYYNKLGLKALVKPEWFEKKGRLLPRAARPPPKQKDKVDSIGRLPAPTKPIPFLVEASKDLPVQHLS, encoded by the exons ATGCTCAGACGAAGGCTATCTGTTCTCTCAACGTCAATCATCAGAAGGTCAAATCATAGCAAACCCATTCTCAGATACCCATCTATCCAATCTCACCCCTTTCAGCTCCGTCACTCTCCCAGTGCTTACCGAATAATTAGTCCAAATGCATTCccggattttcaaggttttagAGCTTACAGTCTTCTGAGCTTGAATGATCTGAGAGATAAGGTTCCCAGAAAACAGCCGACGAGGAAGGGGCGTGGGATTGGGTCTGGAAAGGGCAAGACTGCAGGGAGGGGTCACAAGGGTCAGAGAGCCAGAAAAGGTATAAAATTGGGGTTTGAAGGAGGCCAGACCCCTCTTCGCCGAAGACTACCCAAACGTGGGTTCAAGAACCCATTTAGCCTCACTTTTCAG CCAATAGGTTTGGGGAAAATTGCAAAGTTTATTAATGCTGGGAAGATAGATTCTTCTGAACTGATTACAATGAAAACACTAAAG GATGCAGGGGTACTAGGGAAGCAAATGAAAGATGGAGTAAGATTGATGGGGCGTGGTTCTGAGCAGATCAAGTGGCCAATTCATCTAGAG GTATCGAGGGTTACTGTTAGGGCTAAGGAAGCAGTTGAAGCAGCTGGTGGGTCTGTGAGAAGGGTGTATTACAATAAGTTGGGCTTGAAGGCACTGGTGAAGCCTGAGTGGtttgaaaagaaaggaagattATTGCCTCGAGCAGCTAGACCTCCTCCTAAGCAAAAGGACAAAGTTGATAGCATTGGTCGGTTGCCCGCCCCAACGAAGCCAATTCCATTTTTAGTTGAAGCAAGCAAAGATCTTCCAGTTCAGCATCTTAGTTAA